Proteins co-encoded in one Phycisphaerae bacterium genomic window:
- a CDS encoding type II secretion system protein, which yields MKQTKWFPRVGCDKGFTLVELLVVISVIALLLGIMIPVLSAARGKAQTIVCASNLRNYGLALPMYAQDNSNKSPFMVSWLYSQATIQKGVTDRKCPKECRWHYDKDVPDGSLWPYLKNKNVNLCPTYRSYALVSKCGYSGHSKATPFNPIYSYAMNWHLGFDWVSYLGGQKVSVDGQLTSITWAYELTTKISIVNRPAQCFSFTEENPWVTGQRIGDAPKWYSHVALNDNALWLNANAGSSTFPNDATDNFATYHNVTGSRKNEGKANVAFVDGHVSTVKGLAGYDAYMEYGRPYSGHNKIRVNGTPIW from the coding sequence ATGAAACAGACAAAATGGTTTCCCAGAGTGGGTTGCGACAAAGGCTTTACTCTCGTAGAATTACTGGTAGTCATCTCTGTTATAGCGTTATTATTGGGTATCATGATTCCAGTGTTGAGTGCCGCGCGCGGCAAAGCCCAAACGATTGTATGCGCATCTAACCTGAGAAATTATGGTCTTGCTTTGCCTATGTACGCTCAGGACAATTCCAACAAATCGCCGTTCATGGTATCATGGCTTTATTCTCAGGCGACCATTCAAAAAGGTGTGACTGACAGAAAGTGCCCCAAGGAATGCAGGTGGCATTATGACAAAGACGTTCCGGATGGATCTCTTTGGCCATATCTGAAAAATAAAAATGTTAACCTGTGTCCGACATACAGAAGTTATGCTCTCGTATCCAAATGCGGATATTCGGGACATTCAAAAGCTACGCCGTTTAACCCGATATACAGCTATGCGATGAATTGGCATCTCGGTTTCGATTGGGTTTCCTATCTGGGCGGGCAAAAAGTATCTGTGGATGGCCAGTTAACTTCGATTACGTGGGCTTATGAATTAACGACAAAAATATCTATAGTCAACCGCCCTGCACAGTGTTTTTCCTTTACAGAAGAAAATCCGTGGGTAACTGGTCAAAGAATTGGGGACGCTCCTAAATGGTATAGCCACGTTGCTTTAAATGACAACGCCTTATGGCTTAATGCAAATGCCGGCTCGTCAACCTTCCCAAATGACGCCACAGATAATTTTGCTACATATCACAATGTCACCGGAAGCAGGAAAAATGAAGGAAAGGCAAACGTCGCTTTCGTTGACGGGCATGTTTCTACTGTAAAAGGCTTGGCAGGATACGACGCTTATATGGAGTATGGAAGGCCATACTCTGGACACAACAAGATAAGAGTCAATGGCACCCCTATCTGGTAA
- a CDS encoding LamG domain-containing protein has product MKNGLTIFAVVILTTTMAMGELVGYWPLDEGTGLTAADSSGHGKTGVLYAADSNNYPAWITGHNGSGGALQFNANTTGSSNWNHVVVDINTADGLASLGRVFTVAAWVRRDTLDYLDWPRIIDTDAYDVELALDPDGDSASWDPYDYFYSDVNTPWALSIGLENDVQKTLGSWYHLAITSNGQVVTKYVNGIAVHTTSTPLNSLPVATTDFYIASKTQGDAYFTGALDDVAVWAGKYLPVSEIAKLVDGTATPLTVVESSGTVAPVYYIETPLYVLAPNPAALNVDGIQMMSVINNQVVYNTSWIFPEPNSQLAIKPFAWFVKNETNYNNIPEGDLSKYGVEWIDSSWNGREPNMAVMAAYITPGMVYGQGNCWYEIYWPTLSWCNHAYFRTNIRVAAINAHGASVRVALYSRSADLVPDINNHSTLLTLLEEVEFPLNAGDRVWQHLEMILPKILSSSMPPVWFEMAIVGGDANTVLYIDNFRPDAQAAVTLKSSNFDKDTFINYDDVDLLGDGWLDSSGAMLLDPRSGGLLANGDFSADSLSVLIDDANKVMNPTGWTFTGTGAGGLIRTAKRGRLGWYFSQPNVSTIGGNLSAFLTDKSSGDPNVLEQTASGTVASGQTYYAMGYVMGYKYNAGNDLGEWYSWKDTATMEIVVDGVVKATASRPLSRSIWRALYCSYTAVGADAGKPIKIRFSYNNSYINVAGDPSGAMNVGYAYLGTTMPTEYPEKRTNLLTNGGFEDLSVVQTQIPTMYTSLTTSDNSGGWFISGIPALFPGWMYEVPTGYDMANKGGAFSSAYYGSPIPTPGLNDIVLYAGGTLVYGQIVGALTSGTTYYLDTACGVLIEPQTWGAVSVTWPNPVPKLHIELWRIPAGVTDPNIIHTGITTLASGYVKLANADVNSTGDIKSTTKWQIIGTSYTATSSDTNVYVRIYGTNPVVTGTTYPSFVFSDVYLSTAKRQIQGGSLVSNIAAGTQYDVLGPYNCYQAGLMGYSAPAIDINGDCLTNFVDFSVLADEWLELGFE; this is encoded by the coding sequence ATGAAAAATGGATTAACGATTTTCGCAGTTGTTATCCTGACGACGACAATGGCAATGGGCGAGTTAGTCGGCTATTGGCCATTAGACGAAGGTACCGGCCTTACTGCTGCTGACTCCTCTGGTCACGGAAAAACCGGCGTTCTATACGCAGCAGATAGCAATAATTATCCGGCGTGGATAACCGGCCACAACGGAAGCGGCGGCGCTTTGCAGTTTAACGCCAACACTACCGGCTCTTCAAACTGGAATCATGTGGTTGTGGATATAAACACTGCTGATGGCTTGGCAAGTCTTGGCAGAGTGTTTACTGTTGCAGCGTGGGTCAGAAGAGACACCCTGGATTATTTAGACTGGCCGAGAATAATTGACACAGATGCCTATGATGTCGAGCTTGCTTTAGACCCTGACGGCGACTCGGCAAGCTGGGATCCGTACGACTATTTCTATTCCGATGTAAACACTCCATGGGCATTATCTATAGGCCTTGAAAATGACGTACAGAAAACGCTCGGAAGCTGGTATCATCTTGCGATAACCAGTAACGGCCAAGTGGTAACAAAATATGTTAACGGTATCGCCGTACACACTACGAGCACACCACTGAATTCTTTACCTGTTGCGACTACAGACTTTTACATAGCGTCTAAAACCCAGGGCGATGCCTATTTCACAGGCGCTCTGGATGACGTTGCAGTTTGGGCAGGTAAGTATCTGCCGGTATCAGAAATTGCCAAATTGGTAGATGGCACTGCAACGCCATTAACAGTAGTTGAGTCGAGTGGAACTGTTGCTCCGGTTTATTATATTGAAACTCCTTTGTATGTCCTTGCTCCGAACCCGGCAGCATTGAATGTGGATGGAATTCAGATGATGTCGGTGATAAATAATCAGGTCGTGTACAATACTTCCTGGATATTCCCGGAACCAAACAGCCAGCTTGCTATTAAACCGTTCGCATGGTTTGTAAAAAATGAAACTAACTACAACAATATACCGGAAGGAGATCTTTCAAAGTATGGTGTTGAGTGGATAGATTCGTCATGGAATGGTCGCGAGCCGAACATGGCTGTGATGGCTGCATATATTACTCCGGGCATGGTTTATGGTCAGGGTAATTGCTGGTACGAAATTTACTGGCCAACATTGTCGTGGTGTAATCATGCATACTTTAGGACAAATATAAGGGTGGCGGCGATTAATGCCCATGGTGCCAGCGTTCGTGTGGCGCTCTATAGCCGCTCTGCTGATTTGGTGCCTGATATCAACAACCACAGTACATTATTAACTCTTCTTGAAGAAGTGGAATTTCCACTTAACGCAGGTGACCGTGTTTGGCAGCATCTTGAAATGATTCTTCCTAAGATACTAAGCTCGTCAATGCCTCCGGTTTGGTTTGAAATGGCGATTGTTGGCGGCGACGCAAACACGGTACTTTATATTGATAACTTCAGGCCTGATGCACAGGCTGCTGTTACATTAAAAAGTTCCAATTTCGACAAGGACACTTTTATTAATTACGATGATGTTGACTTGTTAGGCGATGGCTGGCTTGATAGTTCAGGCGCCATGCTGCTTGACCCGAGAAGCGGCGGGTTGCTTGCCAATGGCGATTTTTCAGCTGATAGTCTTTCTGTCCTAATTGATGACGCCAACAAAGTGATGAACCCGACAGGCTGGACATTTACAGGAACTGGCGCAGGCGGCTTGATACGTACCGCTAAACGCGGCAGGTTGGGATGGTATTTCTCTCAGCCGAATGTAAGTACCATCGGAGGAAATCTTTCAGCTTTCTTAACAGATAAGTCCTCTGGTGACCCAAATGTCCTTGAGCAGACAGCTTCTGGGACAGTCGCCTCCGGTCAGACTTATTATGCCATGGGATATGTAATGGGCTATAAATACAACGCCGGCAACGACCTTGGTGAGTGGTATAGCTGGAAAGATACAGCTACAATGGAAATAGTTGTTGATGGCGTTGTAAAAGCAACAGCCTCTCGTCCATTGTCGAGAAGCATATGGCGTGCTTTATACTGCTCTTATACAGCGGTTGGCGCAGACGCAGGCAAACCCATAAAGATAAGATTCTCTTACAACAATAGCTATATCAATGTGGCCGGTGATCCATCTGGAGCTATGAATGTCGGTTATGCATATCTCGGCACAACTATGCCGACTGAATATCCTGAAAAACGTACAAACCTGCTGACCAACGGCGGATTTGAAGACCTGTCTGTTGTTCAAACCCAAATACCGACTATGTACACAAGTCTGACTACTTCAGACAATTCAGGTGGCTGGTTTATTAGTGGAATCCCGGCATTGTTCCCTGGTTGGATGTATGAAGTTCCAACAGGTTATGATATGGCCAATAAGGGTGGAGCCTTCAGTTCTGCTTACTATGGCTCTCCGATACCTACACCTGGTCTTAATGATATTGTTTTATATGCCGGCGGAACCCTTGTCTATGGTCAGATAGTAGGCGCTCTGACATCAGGTACTACTTATTATCTTGATACGGCTTGCGGTGTGCTTATCGAGCCGCAGACTTGGGGCGCCGTGAGTGTGACGTGGCCAAATCCGGTCCCTAAACTTCATATTGAGCTTTGGAGAATACCGGCCGGCGTAACAGACCCTAATATTATACATACAGGTATCACTACGCTTGCATCAGGTTATGTTAAACTTGCTAATGCTGATGTTAACTCAACTGGCGACATTAAATCCACAACGAAATGGCAGATAATTGGTACATCCTACACCGCTACTTCTTCCGATACCAATGTGTATGTACGAATTTATGGTACTAACCCGGTTGTTACAGGAACCACATATCCATCGTTTGTATTCAGCGATGTTTATCTGTCAACTGCTAAACGACAGATTCAAGGCGGTTCTCTTGTTAGCAATATCGCAGCCGGCACACAGTATGATGTATTAGGTCCTTATAACTGCTACCAGGCAGGTCTGATGGGCTATTCAGCTCCTGCAATCGATATTAATGGCGACTGCCTGACAAACTTTGTTGACTTTTCGGTTCTTGCAGATGAGTGGCTTGAATTAGGATTTGAATAA
- a CDS encoding metallophosphoesterase family protein, with protein sequence MKTVSFIIFALVIMTGCALASYPQPAGLWEFNDSANLAIATLGANLIESGSHSAVAGIGPGDGAVLDPLTSYYTCTHGIAPNGGGAYVNEWTVLMDVKVPTASIGQWMTLYQTNPSNSNDGDCFISTDRTLGVTETGYTRNKVSGETWYRIVISVDNGSFYRIYVDGLPWLPGAGQTIDARFSLDPQILFFADDNGDDYPIICTNLAIWGQALSDAQASELGTASTAIVIDTYSNTGINLINNPSGSDNVLTDWTITDGNEWQATDRTDWHWPRTNNYYFTPGRSAHSEMSQIINIGYLATDIDNGRISATAKGYIGGGNDGDQGRIIVEYRNSTNVILATTDSNCIEGANSANWTQLVLPDANGLILPSGTRSIKYRLLTQRTNGTDCDAFFDDLSWEFKRVIAGNTAPGVPSVAGSNSVSTGTSTAYTFVSTDAETNNISYQVDWGNGISNWSDLQASGTNYNVSYSWPVLGVYAVRARARDSNGAISQWSVPYNVTVSGDAAGVFKSQPYLQNVSKTAMTIAWETDRPVNPTVDWGLTSSYGNNTKGLCINAGLNGSTIVYTCKVRISGLDPQTTYHFRACNGSTLGNDATFTTAPNDDTPFTFAVIGDTQMVARRLINDAPHPECSAAIFTAMASTVDMAVSIGDVVDNSSYGLYVSAFRPYMCDILGKQKPVFIAFGNHDEPENSLVHKVVQNSGMGSFSFNYGNAHFTCVSYSDCVKGTLPSDGHINSLPLDWIQQDLSSDEAQNATWRFLFIHVPPYCERWFNGSSNMQTYLVPLLNQYNVQICFSGHTHEYERGMLNGTFYVINGCANYLDVVESITIDWPFMTVGGAQNIPGLPDGGGLIHGWTEVQIDGTELNFKMHAYNLDGSYFGVIDTINFALSDFNMDNNVDASDLVELADVWLDAGQFSSRDIADRENKTINMKDFAELANYWMYQGQF encoded by the coding sequence TTGAAGACTGTTAGCTTTATTATCTTTGCTCTTGTTATCATGACTGGCTGTGCTCTGGCCAGCTATCCGCAGCCTGCCGGGTTGTGGGAGTTCAACGATTCTGCCAATCTTGCAATTGCCACTTTAGGCGCAAACTTAATTGAGTCAGGCTCTCATTCCGCCGTCGCGGGTATCGGCCCGGGCGATGGTGCGGTATTAGACCCGCTGACAAGTTACTACACATGCACTCATGGAATCGCTCCTAACGGCGGCGGTGCTTATGTAAATGAGTGGACCGTATTGATGGACGTAAAAGTTCCGACCGCCAGTATCGGCCAATGGATGACTTTGTATCAAACTAATCCCTCAAATTCCAATGACGGCGACTGCTTTATCTCAACCGACAGAACGTTAGGCGTAACCGAAACAGGATACACAAGGAATAAAGTAAGCGGCGAAACCTGGTATAGAATAGTAATATCCGTTGATAACGGCAGCTTTTACAGGATTTATGTCGATGGACTGCCCTGGCTGCCCGGTGCGGGTCAAACAATAGACGCAAGATTTTCGCTCGACCCGCAGATTCTATTTTTCGCCGACGATAACGGCGATGATTATCCTATTATTTGCACTAACTTGGCAATCTGGGGACAAGCTCTTTCAGATGCACAGGCAAGCGAACTTGGCACGGCATCCACCGCTATTGTAATAGACACCTATAGTAATACCGGAATAAATCTGATTAATAATCCTTCCGGCAGCGATAACGTTTTAACGGACTGGACAATCACAGACGGCAACGAATGGCAGGCTACAGACAGAACGGACTGGCATTGGCCGAGAACAAACAATTATTATTTCACACCCGGCCGTTCTGCTCACAGCGAGATGAGCCAGATAATAAACATCGGATATCTTGCAACTGACATTGATAACGGCAGAATTTCCGCAACCGCAAAAGGTTATATCGGCGGCGGAAATGATGGAGATCAGGGCCGTATAATTGTCGAATACAGAAATAGTACAAATGTAATACTGGCAACAACAGACAGCAACTGTATTGAGGGGGCGAATTCAGCCAATTGGACACAATTGGTTCTTCCGGATGCCAACGGGCTTATACTGCCTTCGGGAACTCGTTCTATTAAATACCGCCTGCTTACGCAGCGGACAAACGGAACAGACTGCGACGCATTTTTTGACGACCTTTCATGGGAATTCAAGAGAGTAATCGCCGGCAACACTGCACCGGGTGTTCCTTCAGTCGCAGGTTCTAATTCTGTCTCGACCGGCACAAGCACAGCATATACTTTTGTTTCTACAGATGCCGAAACAAACAACATCAGCTATCAGGTTGACTGGGGCAATGGGATTTCAAACTGGTCCGATTTACAGGCCTCCGGTACAAATTATAACGTTTCATATAGTTGGCCTGTACTCGGCGTTTACGCAGTTCGGGCAAGAGCTCGTGACAGCAATGGAGCAATCAGCCAATGGTCCGTTCCTTATAACGTAACGGTTTCGGGCGATGCGGCAGGCGTGTTCAAATCGCAGCCGTATCTGCAAAACGTAAGTAAAACCGCGATGACCATCGCATGGGAGACTGACCGTCCGGTAAACCCAACAGTTGACTGGGGACTGACTTCCTCTTACGGCAATAATACAAAAGGATTGTGCATTAACGCAGGGTTAAACGGAAGCACCATAGTATATACCTGCAAAGTACGAATCAGCGGACTCGACCCGCAAACAACTTATCATTTCAGAGCGTGCAATGGCTCAACATTAGGTAACGATGCAACATTCACAACCGCTCCAAACGATGATACACCATTTACTTTTGCCGTCATCGGCGACACTCAAATGGTGGCCAGAAGACTAATAAATGATGCGCCGCATCCGGAGTGCAGCGCTGCAATATTTACAGCTATGGCCTCAACAGTTGATATGGCTGTGTCTATTGGTGATGTTGTCGATAACTCGTCATACGGCCTTTATGTTAGTGCGTTCAGGCCTTATATGTGCGACATTCTGGGTAAACAGAAGCCGGTCTTTATCGCTTTCGGCAATCACGATGAGCCCGAAAACAGTCTGGTACACAAAGTCGTGCAAAACAGCGGTATGGGCAGTTTCTCGTTTAATTACGGCAACGCTCATTTTACCTGCGTTAGTTATTCGGATTGTGTAAAAGGCACGCTGCCGTCCGATGGGCATATCAATTCTTTGCCGCTTGACTGGATTCAGCAGGACCTTTCATCTGACGAGGCGCAAAACGCAACCTGGAGATTTCTGTTTATTCACGTTCCGCCTTATTGCGAGCGGTGGTTTAACGGCAGCAGTAATATGCAGACATATCTCGTTCCGCTGCTGAACCAATATAATGTTCAAATATGTTTTAGCGGCCATACTCACGAATATGAACGCGGGATGTTAAACGGAACATTTTATGTAATCAACGGATGCGCCAATTATCTTGATGTTGTCGAATCGATTACCATAGACTGGCCGTTTATGACAGTCGGCGGTGCGCAGAATATACCGGGTCTGCCCGATGGCGGCGGTTTAATACACGGCTGGACTGAAGTTCAAATTGACGGAACAGAACTTAATTTTAAAATGCACGCATATAATCTTGACGGCAGTTATTTTGGTGTGATAGATACAATCAATTTCGCACTGTCAGATTTTAATATGGACAACAATGTTGATGCCTCTGACCTTGTTGAACTGGCGGATGTCTGGTTAGATGCCGGTCAGTTCTCCAGCAGGGATATCGCTGACAGAGAAAATAAAACAATCAATATGAAGGATTTTGCTGAGTTGGCCAACTATTGGATGTACCAGGGTCAGTTTTAG
- a CDS encoding PEP-CTERM sorting domain-containing protein, protein MKKFVVVVLVLAISGIAGAAGYVPAGATGLWRFQNSTDKLKATFGTDLVNSNPDNAAWMLGPWTMIGVPGNAGLYADGGIVQDRSWDYLSCYHGISGGNGGGTYINEYTIAMDVYTGGASWFSLYQTAWGGNSNDGDLWVTPTGAIGNGDTGYSTLTMDNTKWHRIVLSVDNGSFFRAYVDGVLFLDGTPQAVDGRFSLELDRFNLFADDSWEDSWILTGTVATWGRALTTPEIAQMGGWIGGSATPTELIIPEPATMALLALGGLLIRRKK, encoded by the coding sequence ATGAAGAAATTTGTTGTAGTAGTATTAGTTCTTGCAATATCGGGTATTGCAGGAGCGGCCGGTTATGTTCCTGCCGGTGCAACGGGTCTGTGGCGTTTCCAAAACAGCACAGACAAACTTAAAGCGACATTTGGCACAGACCTGGTGAACAGCAACCCAGACAACGCTGCCTGGATGTTAGGTCCATGGACTATGATAGGAGTCCCGGGAAATGCCGGTTTGTATGCTGACGGCGGTATCGTTCAGGATCGCAGTTGGGATTATCTTAGCTGCTATCATGGTATCAGCGGCGGCAATGGCGGCGGAACCTACATCAATGAGTACACAATTGCCATGGATGTTTACACAGGCGGCGCCAGCTGGTTCAGTTTATACCAGACTGCATGGGGCGGCAATTCAAATGATGGTGACCTGTGGGTAACTCCAACTGGCGCAATCGGCAATGGCGATACTGGTTATTCAACCCTGACCATGGACAACACCAAATGGCACAGAATCGTATTGTCTGTTGACAATGGCAGCTTCTTCAGAGCTTATGTTGACGGCGTTCTGTTCCTCGATGGTACTCCACAGGCCGTTGATGGCAGGTTCTCTCTCGAACTTGACCGTTTCAATCTTTTCGCAGACGACAGTTGGGAAGACTCATGGATTCTCACCGGCACAGTAGCAACATGGGGTCGCGCTCTGACAACTCCAGAAATCGCTCAAATGGGCGGCTGGATAGGCGGCAGTGCAACACCTACAGAACTGATAATTCCGGAACCAGCAACGATGGCTTTACTGGCTCTCGGCGGTTTGCTGATTAGACGCAAGAAATAA
- a CDS encoding sialate O-acetylesterase, producing MRKISISGSCFFIITILISSAYSNIEPAAIFCDHMVLQQKADVPIWGWAQPDEKITVQPGWLQESVSVTADKQGNWKTQIKTPEAGGPYTIKISGQNEIILSDVLIGEVWVCSGQSNMEVCLEWLGTERSKKDIKEANNQQIRIFDIKDRFSFYEEKDCTGSWNTWLPATSDHIRWFSAVGYYFGKTLQEKLNVPIGLISSHWGGTAAESWMDLDTIKKFQRLETPAEIISGVRDNNKNPDDAFRQLLDEWLKKVADEDDGIKNKWFEKDMNDTDWQQMSQPVWWSGSSLKGVHGIVWFRKEFILPTDNEPQDMELNLGTIDDIDSVWINNNYIGTIIGWDIKRIYKIPAAFLHKGPNLIAVRVIDTGGDGGFGGKKEDLKISSAGKDPQSLAGQWRYKTGNPKTDWQVPQFTAINQYSPTALFNAMIAPLMPYRIAGAIWYQGEGNVGFPIEYRKLFPAMIENWRSRWGQGNFPFYYVQIAPWDYGDASCSQALREAQMMTLSEPNTGMAVVMDIGEEKDIHPKNKHDVGDRLARWALNKIYGKSDVVFSGPLYKEMKIDGNSIRLFFDYAQGGLVAKGGELTYFTIAGEDRKFVSAKAVIDGETIVVSNPQIEKPVAVRFAWSNWVQPNLFNTAILPASSFRTDYWPLQ from the coding sequence ATGAGAAAAATATCAATCTCCGGAAGTTGTTTTTTTATCATAACCATACTTATTTCCTCTGCTTATTCTAATATTGAACCTGCGGCTATTTTTTGCGACCACATGGTGCTTCAGCAAAAAGCTGATGTGCCTATATGGGGATGGGCTCAGCCGGATGAAAAAATAACGGTTCAGCCCGGCTGGCTGCAGGAAAGCGTATCCGTTACGGCTGATAAACAGGGCAACTGGAAAACTCAAATCAAAACACCCGAGGCAGGCGGACCATATACCATTAAAATCAGCGGGCAAAACGAGATTATTCTTTCGGATGTTTTAATCGGCGAAGTTTGGGTCTGTTCCGGGCAGTCAAATATGGAGGTTTGTTTGGAGTGGCTTGGTACGGAAAGAAGCAAAAAAGATATCAAAGAGGCGAATAATCAGCAAATAAGAATATTCGATATAAAGGACAGGTTTTCATTTTACGAAGAAAAGGATTGTACAGGCTCGTGGAACACCTGGCTGCCTGCGACAAGTGACCATATAAGATGGTTCTCGGCTGTTGGTTATTATTTCGGGAAAACTCTTCAAGAAAAACTGAATGTTCCAATCGGGCTCATCTCTTCGCACTGGGGCGGAACTGCTGCCGAGTCATGGATGGACCTTGATACAATCAAAAAGTTTCAGAGGCTGGAAACGCCGGCTGAAATTATTTCCGGCGTTAGAGACAACAATAAAAACCCCGATGATGCCTTTAGGCAATTGTTAGATGAATGGCTTAAAAAAGTTGCCGATGAGGATGATGGAATAAAAAACAAATGGTTCGAAAAAGATATGAATGATACCGACTGGCAGCAAATGAGTCAGCCTGTCTGGTGGAGCGGCAGTTCTCTCAAAGGCGTACATGGAATTGTCTGGTTTAGAAAAGAATTTATCCTGCCGACAGATAACGAGCCGCAGGATATGGAACTTAATCTTGGCACAATCGACGACATTGATAGTGTCTGGATTAACAATAATTATATCGGGACCATCATCGGTTGGGATATAAAAAGAATATATAAAATACCGGCGGCATTTCTGCATAAAGGCCCGAACCTGATTGCTGTTCGTGTGATTGATACCGGCGGTGACGGCGGATTTGGCGGAAAGAAAGAAGACCTGAAAATCAGTTCCGCCGGAAAAGACCCGCAAAGTCTGGCCGGACAGTGGAGATATAAAACTGGTAACCCGAAAACAGACTGGCAGGTGCCGCAGTTTACAGCTATTAATCAATATTCCCCTACCGCGCTGTTTAATGCGATGATTGCGCCTCTTATGCCTTATAGAATAGCAGGAGCAATATGGTACCAGGGTGAAGGTAACGTCGGATTCCCAATTGAATATAGAAAACTGTTCCCTGCGATGATTGAAAACTGGCGAAGCAGATGGGGACAGGGCAATTTCCCATTTTATTATGTTCAGATTGCACCGTGGGACTATGGCGATGCCTCTTGCAGTCAGGCCTTACGTGAGGCGCAAATGATGACTCTTTCGGAGCCGAATACAGGTATGGCTGTTGTGATGGATATAGGGGAAGAAAAAGATATTCATCCGAAGAACAAACATGACGTCGGTGACAGGCTTGCCCGATGGGCACTGAATAAAATCTACGGTAAATCGGATGTGGTTTTCTCCGGACCATTGTACAAAGAAATGAAAATCGACGGTAATTCAATTCGGTTATTTTTTGATTATGCACAGGGCGGACTGGTTGCTAAAGGCGGCGAGTTGACATATTTTACAATCGCCGGCGAAGACAGAAAATTTGTTTCGGCCAAAGCGGTCATTGACGGAGAAACTATCGTTGTGTCAAACCCGCAGATTGAAAAACCTGTTGCGGTTCGGTTCGCCTGGAGCAATTGGGTACAGCCCAACCTGTTCAACACCGCAATTTTACCGGCATCGTCCTTCAGAACAGACTATTGGCCGCTGCAATAA
- the rbsK gene encoding ribokinase — MAKIVTIGSVNMDLVMHSERMPSPGETIKAGNFYTNPGGKGANQAVAVAKLGGESILLARTGDDGYGKELTAALEKYGVNTSCVKTTKSCCSGMAIISIMTGGENSITIIGGANDRLLPQDVDDIENQIASADAVMVQLEVSTDTVKRAIQIAKKHNKLTVIDPTPVPPGGIPDELFEVDIFSPNKSETELLTGLVIKTDNDIKKACNLFLSKGAKQIVMKLGSEGVFIMDKNGNAKHIPAFKVKPVDTTAAGDSFTAGTALRFIETGSIEQAVRFGCAAGALTVMSNGAQQAIPCRRDVEAFLKGDASFQN; from the coding sequence ATGGCAAAAATTGTAACCATCGGTTCGGTTAATATGGATTTAGTGATGCATTCCGAACGTATGCCTTCGCCGGGCGAGACAATCAAAGCCGGAAATTTTTATACCAATCCCGGCGGCAAGGGAGCAAATCAGGCCGTCGCGGTTGCAAAACTTGGCGGAGAATCTATATTACTGGCAAGAACGGGGGACGACGGTTATGGAAAAGAATTAACTGCCGCTCTTGAAAAATACGGCGTTAATACAAGCTGTGTGAAAACAACAAAATCCTGCTGCAGCGGTATGGCTATTATTTCAATTATGACCGGCGGTGAAAATTCAATCACTATAATCGGAGGCGCCAATGACAGGCTCCTGCCGCAGGATGTTGACGACATTGAAAATCAAATCGCATCTGCAGATGCAGTCATGGTGCAATTAGAGGTCTCGACCGATACAGTAAAAAGAGCTATTCAGATTGCAAAAAAACATAATAAATTAACCGTTATAGACCCAACTCCGGTACCTCCCGGCGGAATACCCGATGAGCTTTTCGAAGTTGATATCTTCAGCCCAAACAAAAGCGAAACTGAACTGCTTACCGGACTGGTAATAAAAACGGATAACGACATTAAAAAAGCGTGTAATTTATTTTTATCCAAAGGCGCAAAACAGATAGTCATGAAACTTGGCAGTGAAGGCGTTTTTATAATGGATAAAAACGGTAACGCCAAACACATTCCTGCCTTTAAAGTCAAGCCGGTCGATACTACCGCAGCCGGCGATTCTTTCACGGCCGGTACGGCTTTAAGATTCATTGAAACAGGGTCTATTGAACAGGCTGTTCGTTTTGGCTGTGCCGCAGGTGCATTAACTGTAATGTCAAATGGCGCTCAACAGGCGATTCCCTGTCGAAGGGATGTGGAAGCATTTCTGAAAGGTGATGCCTCTTTCCAAAATTAA